Proteins co-encoded in one Hymenobacter swuensis DY53 genomic window:
- a CDS encoding carboxypeptidase-like regulatory domain-containing protein, with the protein MKLTASPFNPTTGELLPVYRDAYLRGDLSKASAQAVEAYLHRDADKAHETLSRWQHLRDADEAEATPTWVQKQLLYIRTEPIRFRRRTTGLVASAVLVGTMVFAGTRLPSERTPVSDSTPTELTPLVADAGTIAEAGTMASAEASSSRAMLTVRGRILDENGAPLIGATVLQPGSYRGTSTNAQGEYVLQVPAGTTALHYGYGGYQDAQMSVQTTGSADVTLQPRAKAGKRHWWQF; encoded by the coding sequence ATGAAACTTACTGCTTCTCCCTTCAACCCCACCACCGGCGAACTGCTGCCGGTGTACCGCGACGCTTACCTGCGCGGTGACTTGAGCAAAGCCTCGGCCCAGGCCGTAGAAGCCTACCTCCACCGCGACGCCGACAAGGCCCACGAAACCCTCAGCCGCTGGCAACATCTGCGCGACGCCGACGAAGCCGAAGCAACCCCCACCTGGGTACAGAAGCAGCTACTCTACATCCGCACCGAGCCGATTCGGTTCCGCCGCCGGACTACGGGCTTAGTAGCCTCCGCTGTGCTGGTGGGCACCATGGTATTTGCCGGTACCCGCCTGCCTTCCGAGCGCACGCCCGTGAGCGACAGCACGCCCACCGAGCTGACGCCGCTGGTAGCCGACGCCGGTACCATTGCCGAAGCTGGTACGATGGCCAGTGCTGAGGCCAGCAGCTCCCGCGCCATGCTCACGGTCCGGGGCCGTATTCTGGATGAAAACGGCGCGCCGCTGATTGGCGCTACCGTGTTGCAGCCAGGTAGCTACCGGGGCACTTCTACCAACGCCCAGGGCGAGTACGTGCTGCAGGTACCGGCTGGCACCACGGCGCTGCACTATGGTTACGGCGGCTACCAGGATGCCCAGATGAGCGTGCAAACCACTGGCTCGGCCGACGTAACGCTGCAGCCCCGCGCAAAAGCCGGTAAACGCCACTGGTGGCAGTTTTAG
- a CDS encoding Crp/Fnr family transcriptional regulator, with protein MALIAGGKLHQSYGKGQVIFQQGSRAAGLYCVYQGKVKISKLSADGKEQIIRLAREGDVLCYRSLMMGQFCTTAATALTDCVVCLIPRPDFFSLLEQNPQFSHSLLRLMARNLGEAEERLLHTAYKPVRERLAEALLLLHQAFQPATNEPFSIPVSREDLAALTGTTKETASRLLSEFRNEGLVLTQGSRITVLEHERLSHLASLYD; from the coding sequence ATGGCCTTGATAGCTGGGGGCAAACTGCACCAGTCGTACGGCAAGGGCCAGGTGATTTTCCAGCAGGGCAGCCGGGCCGCCGGCCTGTACTGTGTGTACCAGGGCAAGGTGAAGATTTCCAAGCTCAGCGCCGATGGCAAGGAGCAGATCATCCGCCTAGCCCGGGAGGGCGACGTGCTGTGCTATCGCTCCCTGATGATGGGCCAGTTCTGCACCACCGCCGCCACCGCCCTCACCGACTGCGTGGTGTGCCTCATTCCGCGCCCCGATTTCTTTAGTCTGCTGGAGCAGAATCCGCAATTTTCCCATTCCCTGCTCCGCCTGATGGCCCGCAACCTGGGCGAGGCAGAGGAACGGCTGTTGCATACGGCCTACAAACCCGTGCGTGAGCGGCTGGCCGAGGCCCTGCTGCTGCTGCACCAAGCCTTCCAGCCCGCCACCAACGAGCCGTTCAGCATTCCCGTTTCCAGGGAGGATCTGGCCGCCCTCACCGGTACCACTAAGGAAACGGCTAGTCGTCTGCTTTCCGAGTTCCGCAACGAAGGTCTGGTGCTCACGCAGGGTAGCCGCATCACCGTATTGGAACACGAGAGGTTGAGTCATCTAGCTAGCCTGTATGATTGA
- a CDS encoding M1 family metallopeptidase has protein sequence MRFFSFLFLAALCGFVRPVAGQLLQPKPAFTRADSLRGYLSPLRTCYDITYYHLDVRLNVARKAISGSNEFHFNATRDFTRLQFDLFANLAVEKVEYQGKAVPFTREANAVFVTFPEPIRKGTQTSFTVFYGGQPIEAKNAPWDGGFVFTQDAKGKPWVATACQGVGASIWWPTKDQQADEVDSMLISVTVPKGLKDVSNGRLRRTVPLKGGATRFDWFVSNPINNYDVALNVADYTHFSDEYAGEKGRLTLDYWVLPENLNKAKTQFAANVKPMLKSLESWFGPYPFYEDGYKLIETPHLGMEHQSAVAYGNKYLNGYLGRDRSDTGWGLQWDFIIIHESGHEWFGNSLTSQDIADMWIHESFTTYSEALFVESQFGKEAAQQYIHGQRRNIQNDAPIIGPYGVNREGSSDMYDKGSNLLNMLRTAYVPDDARWRELLRGLNQRFFHQTITTEQVVGYFNQQLGQDLTPVFNQYLRHPGLPVLEVRFPTNGPPQARWIADEAGFALPVRLRQRGGSYQTVPVTTTFQSLAVPNLKRDNMEVDTENYYVGTLFE, from the coding sequence GTGCGCTTTTTCTCCTTCCTGTTCCTGGCCGCGCTGTGCGGTTTCGTGCGTCCCGTGGCGGGGCAGCTGCTGCAGCCTAAGCCGGCCTTCACCCGCGCCGATTCTTTGCGGGGCTACCTCTCACCGCTGCGCACCTGCTACGACATCACTTACTACCACCTTGATGTGCGGCTGAACGTAGCCCGCAAGGCCATCAGCGGCTCCAACGAATTTCACTTCAACGCTACCCGCGACTTCACCCGTCTGCAATTCGATCTGTTTGCCAACCTGGCCGTGGAGAAGGTAGAGTACCAGGGTAAGGCCGTACCATTTACCCGAGAGGCCAACGCGGTATTTGTCACCTTTCCTGAACCCATTCGTAAGGGCACTCAAACCAGCTTCACAGTATTCTATGGCGGCCAGCCTATTGAGGCCAAAAATGCGCCCTGGGATGGTGGCTTTGTATTCACGCAGGATGCCAAAGGCAAGCCGTGGGTGGCCACGGCCTGTCAGGGAGTGGGAGCCAGCATCTGGTGGCCCACCAAAGATCAGCAGGCCGATGAGGTGGACAGCATGCTCATCAGCGTGACCGTACCGAAAGGCCTCAAGGATGTATCCAACGGCCGCCTGCGCCGCACCGTGCCCCTGAAAGGCGGTGCCACCCGCTTCGACTGGTTTGTGAGCAACCCCATAAATAATTACGACGTGGCCCTGAACGTGGCCGATTACACCCACTTCAGCGACGAGTACGCCGGCGAGAAAGGCCGCCTGACGCTTGACTACTGGGTTTTGCCCGAAAACCTGAACAAAGCCAAAACGCAGTTCGCCGCCAACGTAAAACCCATGCTCAAGTCGCTGGAGTCGTGGTTTGGGCCCTACCCGTTCTATGAGGATGGCTATAAGCTAATCGAAACTCCGCACCTGGGTATGGAGCACCAGAGTGCCGTGGCGTATGGCAACAAGTACCTGAACGGCTACCTCGGCCGCGACCGATCGGACACGGGCTGGGGCCTGCAGTGGGACTTCATCATTATCCATGAAAGCGGCCACGAGTGGTTCGGCAACAGCCTCACCAGCCAAGATATTGCCGATATGTGGATTCACGAGTCGTTTACCACGTACTCCGAGGCCTTGTTCGTGGAAAGCCAGTTCGGCAAGGAAGCCGCCCAGCAGTATATCCATGGCCAGCGGCGCAACATCCAGAACGATGCGCCTATCATCGGGCCCTACGGCGTAAACCGGGAAGGATCCTCCGACATGTACGACAAAGGCAGCAACCTGCTGAACATGCTCCGTACTGCCTACGTGCCCGATGATGCCCGGTGGCGGGAGCTGCTGCGCGGCCTCAACCAACGCTTTTTCCACCAGACCATTACTACCGAGCAGGTCGTCGGTTACTTCAACCAGCAACTGGGCCAGGACCTCACGCCCGTATTCAACCAGTACCTGCGCCATCCAGGCCTGCCGGTGCTGGAGGTGCGCTTTCCTACCAATGGCCCGCCCCAGGCCCGTTGGATTGCCGATGAAGCCGGCTTTGCCCTACCGGTGCGCCTGCGCCAACGCGGCGGCAGCTACCAGACGGTACCTGTCACCACTACTTTTCAGTCGTTAGCTGTTCCCAATTTGAAACGAGATAATATGGAGGTAGATACCGAAAACTACTACGTAGGAACGTTATTTGAATAG
- a CDS encoding EamA family transporter: MTQPPAPTRAALLLAFAAVYIIWGSTYLGIRFAIDSIPPLLMAGSRYTLAGALLYGFMRWRGEPTPTRKGWLTAAVIGVCLLGFGNGGVTLGEQYIPTGLTALLVATVPMFLALLGWWSGVAARPRPVVAAGLAAGLAGVYLLARTPGASHVAKPGHEELGIGLVLVAALVWAIGSLYSKNHQPTPSPFLSGGMQMLCGGVAMLLVGLLRGEAAGFSLAQVTATSWLAYAYLVTFGSIVGFTAYIWLLRVVEPALAGTYAFVNPVVAVLLGWLFLHEVPDPQMLGGAALIVLAVALVVLGGRGKK; the protein is encoded by the coding sequence ATGACGCAACCACCTGCCCCCACCCGCGCCGCCCTACTGCTGGCCTTCGCGGCCGTGTATATCATCTGGGGCTCCACGTACCTGGGCATCCGCTTCGCCATCGACTCCATCCCGCCGCTGCTGATGGCCGGCTCCCGCTACACGCTGGCCGGGGCACTGCTGTACGGCTTTATGCGGTGGCGGGGCGAGCCGACTCCTACCCGCAAAGGCTGGCTGACGGCCGCTGTAATCGGGGTGTGCCTGCTGGGCTTCGGCAACGGGGGCGTAACGCTGGGCGAACAGTACATCCCCACGGGCCTGACGGCACTGTTGGTAGCCACAGTGCCCATGTTTCTGGCGCTACTAGGCTGGTGGAGCGGCGTGGCCGCCCGCCCCCGGCCGGTGGTAGCCGCCGGCCTGGCAGCTGGCTTGGCGGGGGTGTACCTGTTGGCCCGCACGCCGGGAGCCAGTCATGTTGCCAAACCGGGGCACGAGGAACTAGGCATCGGACTGGTGCTGGTGGCGGCCCTGGTGTGGGCCATTGGCTCCCTGTATTCCAAAAACCACCAGCCTACTCCCTCGCCGTTTCTTTCAGGCGGCATGCAGATGCTGTGCGGGGGCGTGGCTATGCTGCTGGTAGGGTTGCTGCGCGGCGAAGCGGCCGGTTTCAGTCTGGCGCAGGTTACGGCTACTTCCTGGCTGGCCTATGCCTACCTGGTCACGTTCGGCAGCATTGTGGGCTTCACGGCCTACATCTGGCTGCTGCGGGTGGTGGAGCCAGCGCTGGCGGGCACGTATGCCTTCGTGAACCCCGTGGTGGCGGTATTGCTGGGCTGGCTGTTTCTGCACGAAGTGCCCGACCCGCAAATGCTCGGGGGCGCGGCCCTTATTGTGCTGGCCGTAGCATTGGTAGTGCTGGGCGGGCGCGGTAAAAAGTAA
- a CDS encoding alpha/beta hydrolase codes for MVLWLLTCSFSSVGQLPTLHGGTLQRLPDFPSRYVQPRAVDVWLPEGYVPTKKYATLYMHDGQMLFDNTTTWNLQEWHVEETMSRLLREQKIRDCIVVAVWNNGAARFAEYFPQKALTYLPAALRDTLVLRELGGRPQADNYLCFLVRELKPYIDAHFATRPEAASTFVAGSSMGGLISLYAVCEYPRVFGGAACLSTHWTGSLRGTNDAIPQALRAYLLKSRPSPATHRLYFDYGTAGLDAAYKAPQLLADALLRQAGYTTRNLLSREFAGADHSEKAWSQRLALPLEFLLAPVSGIGSVR; via the coding sequence ATGGTGCTGTGGTTGCTGACCTGCTCTTTCAGCAGCGTTGGCCAGCTGCCCACGCTGCACGGCGGCACGCTGCAGCGGCTGCCTGACTTCCCTTCCCGCTACGTGCAGCCCCGTGCCGTAGATGTCTGGCTACCTGAAGGGTACGTACCGACCAAAAAATACGCGACGCTATACATGCACGATGGGCAGATGCTCTTCGATAACACCACCACTTGGAACCTGCAGGAATGGCACGTGGAGGAAACCATGAGCCGGCTGTTGCGCGAGCAGAAAATCCGGGACTGTATTGTGGTGGCCGTCTGGAATAATGGCGCGGCCCGGTTCGCCGAGTATTTCCCTCAGAAAGCCCTGACCTACCTTCCGGCTGCGCTGCGTGACACGCTGGTCCTGCGGGAGCTGGGCGGCCGGCCGCAGGCCGATAATTACCTATGTTTTCTGGTTCGGGAGCTGAAACCGTATATCGATGCCCATTTTGCCACCCGCCCTGAAGCCGCCAGCACCTTTGTGGCGGGCTCCAGCATGGGCGGCCTGATTTCCCTGTACGCCGTGTGCGAGTATCCGCGCGTATTTGGCGGCGCCGCCTGCCTTTCCACGCACTGGACCGGCAGCCTGCGGGGCACCAACGACGCCATTCCGCAGGCCTTACGGGCCTACCTGCTGAAATCCCGGCCCAGCCCGGCCACGCACCGACTGTATTTTGACTACGGCACCGCGGGCCTGGACGCAGCGTACAAGGCGCCGCAGCTCCTGGCCGATGCCTTGCTGCGGCAGGCTGGCTATACTACCCGCAACCTTCTGAGCCGGGAGTTTGCCGGCGCCGACCACTCGGAAAAGGCATGGAGTCAGCGGTTGGCGCTTCCCCTGGAATTCCTGCTGGCACCGGTCTCCGGAATTGGCTCCGTGCGCTAG
- a CDS encoding amylo-alpha-1,6-glucosidase, translating to MLRSFLCLLLPAVLLVAGCTQTRPARTTAMTNSVTGQPDVLETMKITVPQSANRVASFTNKAAAYYCAQTHEVNHPEYSWFEGLNVAKNRVFGGYEFFVAGQPLDNRVAEVTVYPHKLVRRHGPTVQEELWLFDEKNLLEIDLTGTAQPIGIELKGEKVRLLRQQDDVAFFSAREGRFVLAVAASRPQPITVAGQRVVAAGAKGFLIACGAEEADATALLREGQRNGPALKLAREQRIRQPLQTSAYVAADNDSLTLALRWLTTTTDQLVSRQQGDGIYAGLPWFNEYWGRDEFISFSGTMLVSGQFAAARRILLSFARYQQLDPTSRFFGRVPNIVNPSNIDYHTTDGTPRFVSALQDYVRYSGDTSLVRQLYPNVQASIAGALTYWVDKKGYLLHADNETWMDARDAQLVAFTPRGSRANDIQALWYQQLKAGAYFAAFVQDTASQKRWEQLAEQVKSHFAQDFRRPGYDYLADRLDQQDRPDFSLRPNQLFALDMVPDADFARQALRKTWTELVYPWGVATLDRHNPQFHPYHLAPEMYHKDAAYHRGTIWPWLNGIAMQRMLEAGQPETAWLLFASSNRQTLTRGVVGGLSENLDAYPQPGQQLPKLTGAYLQAWSNAEQLRVWHQYFLGIRPDAAHHQLILAPRLPMAVRQLSYSFTVGQSLITAEYQATPHPSHTYHLGPESTTVTVDITPFEPIRLDAPANATLKVFVTPPQLTVVLLDAKGKELTRQTATPSAARLARQQQNDQTLANLPFAQPLPLSQHPVTRQK from the coding sequence ATGCTCCGCTCCTTTCTCTGCCTGCTGTTACCCGCCGTTCTGCTGGTCGCCGGCTGCACCCAAACCCGCCCTGCGCGTACTACGGCGATGACAAACTCCGTGACCGGGCAGCCAGATGTGCTGGAAACGATGAAAATTACCGTGCCTCAGTCGGCCAACCGGGTGGCTTCTTTTACCAACAAAGCCGCTGCTTACTACTGCGCTCAGACCCACGAGGTCAACCACCCCGAGTACAGCTGGTTTGAGGGACTTAACGTGGCCAAGAACCGGGTATTTGGGGGCTATGAGTTTTTTGTGGCCGGTCAGCCGCTTGATAACCGCGTGGCCGAGGTAACAGTGTATCCGCACAAGCTGGTGCGCCGCCACGGCCCGACAGTACAGGAAGAGCTGTGGCTGTTTGATGAGAAGAACCTACTGGAAATCGACCTGACCGGCACTGCGCAGCCCATCGGCATTGAGCTGAAGGGTGAAAAGGTGCGCCTGCTCCGGCAGCAGGATGACGTAGCTTTTTTCTCGGCGCGGGAAGGCCGCTTCGTGCTGGCCGTGGCGGCCTCCCGTCCTCAGCCCATTACCGTGGCCGGCCAGCGCGTGGTAGCGGCCGGTGCCAAGGGCTTTTTGATTGCCTGCGGGGCTGAGGAGGCCGATGCAACCGCTTTGCTTCGGGAAGGCCAACGCAACGGGCCGGCCCTGAAGCTGGCCCGGGAGCAGCGCATCCGTCAGCCGCTGCAAACCAGTGCCTACGTGGCCGCCGATAACGACTCGCTGACCCTGGCCCTGCGCTGGCTAACTACCACTACCGACCAACTAGTGAGCCGCCAGCAGGGCGACGGGATTTACGCCGGCCTGCCGTGGTTCAACGAATACTGGGGCCGCGACGAGTTCATTTCCTTCTCCGGCACGATGCTGGTCAGCGGCCAGTTTGCCGCCGCCCGCCGGATTCTGCTCTCATTTGCCCGCTATCAGCAGCTCGACCCCACTTCCAGATTCTTCGGCCGGGTGCCCAATATCGTTAACCCGAGCAACATCGATTACCATACCACCGACGGCACGCCCCGCTTCGTTAGTGCGCTGCAGGACTACGTGCGCTACTCCGGCGACACCTCGCTGGTGCGGCAGCTTTATCCCAATGTGCAGGCCAGCATTGCGGGTGCCCTCACGTACTGGGTCGATAAAAAAGGCTACCTACTGCATGCCGACAACGAAACCTGGATGGATGCCCGCGACGCGCAGCTGGTGGCCTTCACGCCCCGTGGCAGCCGCGCCAACGACATTCAGGCCCTGTGGTACCAGCAGCTGAAGGCCGGAGCCTACTTTGCGGCTTTCGTTCAGGATACGGCCAGCCAGAAGCGGTGGGAGCAGCTGGCAGAGCAAGTGAAAAGCCACTTTGCCCAAGACTTCCGCCGCCCCGGATACGACTACCTCGCCGACCGGCTTGACCAGCAGGATCGGCCTGATTTCAGTCTGCGTCCCAACCAGCTATTCGCGCTGGATATGGTACCCGACGCGGACTTCGCCCGCCAGGCGTTACGCAAAACCTGGACGGAATTGGTATATCCGTGGGGCGTAGCTACCCTTGACCGGCACAATCCGCAATTTCATCCGTATCATTTGGCTCCCGAGATGTATCACAAGGATGCGGCTTATCACCGGGGCACTATTTGGCCCTGGCTCAACGGCATTGCCATGCAACGGATGCTGGAAGCCGGCCAGCCGGAAACCGCCTGGCTGCTGTTCGCCAGCTCCAACCGCCAGACCCTGACCAGGGGCGTGGTAGGCGGCCTGAGCGAAAATCTTGATGCCTATCCCCAGCCCGGCCAACAGTTGCCAAAGCTTACGGGGGCCTATTTACAGGCGTGGTCAAACGCCGAGCAGCTGCGGGTGTGGCACCAGTATTTCCTCGGTATTCGCCCCGACGCGGCCCACCATCAGCTTATTCTCGCTCCTCGGCTACCGATGGCCGTGCGGCAGCTCAGCTACAGTTTCACGGTGGGGCAAAGCCTGATTACTGCCGAATACCAAGCTACCCCACACCCTTCCCACACCTACCATCTGGGCCCTGAGTCCACCACCGTTACAGTGGATATTACTCCCTTCGAACCCATCCGACTGGACGCGCCAGCCAACGCGACGTTGAAAGTTTTCGTGACGCCGCCGCAGCTCACGGTAGTCTTGCTGGATGCAAAGGGCAAAGAGCTTACACGCCAGACCGCCACGCCCTCGGCCGCCCGACTGGCCCGGCAGCAACAGAATGACCAGACGTTGGCGAACCTGCCCTTCGCGCAGCCACTGCCGCTCAGCCAGCATCCGGTTACC